The following are encoded together in the Pedobacter steynii genome:
- a CDS encoding cupin-like domain-containing protein: MSSLKSVVNDTIYQEIDVIDELNLERFNELYYNKKPVIFKKAILRDKCFTNWTNNYLKSAIGSKEVDVKYSQGGLYNISNVSQYVNIKVPFTEAVDLISKEVNSQESYYLQQLSIPEIFPELMNDLSLPTSKDPSAHVFSINLWMGSAGCSTHLHFDRSQNFLAQVRGRKEMILFSPEDSVYLYPNTDKKFDHVSRVQITDPDHEQFPLFRKATKYYCLLEEGDLLYLTPYWWHQVQSLDTSISVNYWWNRFDIDHGLGLETMGLEEVCYLINSFITNGFSIDHTDESGEPLLIKAIHLDFEQVLEAMLILGANPDVQSKTLMPGSSAYQVAVNTGKENMVDILNRYK, from the coding sequence ATGAGTAGTTTGAAATCAGTCGTCAATGATACCATTTATCAGGAAATAGATGTGATAGATGAGCTTAACCTGGAACGGTTTAATGAGCTTTACTATAATAAAAAGCCGGTTATTTTTAAAAAGGCCATTTTGAGAGACAAATGTTTTACCAATTGGACCAATAACTACCTTAAGTCGGCCATAGGTTCCAAGGAGGTTGATGTTAAATACAGTCAGGGCGGTTTATACAATATATCCAATGTAAGTCAGTATGTAAATATCAAGGTTCCTTTTACAGAAGCCGTGGATCTGATTTCGAAGGAGGTAAATAGTCAGGAATCTTATTATTTGCAGCAATTATCGATACCTGAAATCTTTCCTGAATTAATGAATGACCTGAGCCTTCCTACTTCAAAGGATCCTTCTGCTCATGTTTTTTCTATCAATTTATGGATGGGAAGTGCCGGCTGCAGTACACACCTGCACTTTGACCGGAGTCAGAATTTCTTAGCTCAGGTTCGTGGCCGTAAAGAGATGATTCTGTTCTCACCTGAAGACTCCGTGTATTTGTATCCTAATACCGATAAAAAATTTGATCATGTGAGCAGGGTTCAAATCACTGATCCGGATCATGAGCAGTTTCCACTATTCAGAAAAGCAACTAAATATTATTGTTTACTGGAAGAGGGTGATTTGTTGTATCTGACTCCTTACTGGTGGCATCAGGTTCAGTCGCTCGACACTTCCATAAGTGTAAACTACTGGTGGAACCGGTTTGACATTGACCATGGTTTAGGTCTTGAAACGATGGGCTTAGAGGAGGTTTGTTATCTGATCAATTCGTTTATCACCAATGGTTTTAGTATTGACCATACCGATGAATCTGGCGAACCACTATTGATAAAAGCCATTCATCTGGATTTTGAGCAGGTCCTGGAAGCCATGCTTATTTTGGGTGCAAATCCAGATGTACAAAGTAAAACACTAATGCCTGGCAGCTCTGCCTATCAGGTTGCTGTGAACACCGGAAAAGAGAATATGGTCGATATTCTTAACCGGTATAAATAG
- a CDS encoding non-ribosomal peptide synthetase codes for MLNTFQSELYHSMIKHKQQIAIEGDNRSLTYEEVLSRANYITHMLLNENLNPETVVGIMIKDRIQMITAVIGCINARCCFVPIDPDQPIQRQERIADHLDLAYLISSEADVFVRKETKVLRYDQSFAFDVDHQIDYPEFHQDDSIYIYYTSGSTGTPKGIVGRNVSLLQFLKWEIAAFDIQSDCRVSQLISPYFDAFLRDIFVPLLTGGTICIPVQNEETFAPDKLHAWIKASKVSLIHCVLSVFRSLNSSDLKADDFENLKHVLMSGEKIKPQELTKWYSVFADRIQLVNLYGATETTMIRSFYLIKPGDAQASKIPIGKPIDETELWIVDENLKRCKKLITGQILIVSDYISKGYFNDAEQNEKKFISVTLKDGSMRKAFLTGDYGRELADGNIDLIGRDDRQIKLMGIRIEPEEIENVMLRVPFVQNAIIGLRSEAGGVEALLAFFVRKPGFEVPSNVHEALEPVMKDFLPAAMMPSKFIELDAFPLLPNGKINLQELLNTPIPVELVNPVDDIETKLLGIWKEILGDKPISTIESFQAMGGNSLSIMKLIGKIYGVFKVRVPLQEIFKNRTIQKQAVFIRAQKTDDMMVIKKATMKPAYHLSAAQERLYFSYKLNPQKTSFNLPMVWEIHEAFSVSKVKETLVRLISRHESLRTIFIEQNEVIMQVIREEVDFHLDEIFCSNDEVQRKISDFIRPFDLSKDILFRSGIISTDEGKHFFIMDLHHIICDGISQTILLTDFTQSYYDTDLSPLSIQLKDYAEWEYDFMLSTEYVKHREFWLGIFEKELPHFRLPVSNPLIDDLSDKGGNISFSLTKELFHPVFDLVKKDRITLASGIFSLYFLFISRLSGQDDLVIGSTTSGRMQEELEKVVGMFVKTLPVRAIINYDSTFSGFVKYLHELLIEINSKQIYDLSNIMSDINSKREHPLLSLFEVVFVFLDHEKSDHREATRFDFQHTDSKYPLTLYVKEYDDVMDFRLEYSNAYFTASDMELLAEQFQTMIRKVMSGPDTKIIELFHENNLGDAVVDDNIIFNI; via the coding sequence ATGTTAAATACATTTCAGTCTGAGCTTTATCATAGCATGATAAAGCATAAACAGCAGATCGCCATTGAGGGGGATAACCGCTCCCTGACCTATGAGGAAGTGCTATCCCGGGCGAATTACATTACCCATATGTTGTTGAATGAAAATCTGAATCCCGAAACTGTTGTCGGAATTATGATAAAAGACCGGATACAGATGATCACCGCTGTGATTGGCTGCATCAATGCCAGGTGCTGTTTTGTACCTATAGATCCGGATCAACCCATACAGCGGCAGGAACGGATTGCTGATCATCTTGATCTTGCCTATTTAATCAGCTCAGAAGCTGATGTTTTCGTAAGAAAAGAGACAAAGGTATTGAGGTATGATCAGTCTTTTGCTTTTGATGTAGATCATCAGATTGATTATCCGGAATTTCATCAGGATGACAGTATTTACATTTACTATACTTCCGGGTCTACAGGCACTCCCAAAGGGATTGTAGGACGTAATGTCAGTCTTCTTCAGTTTTTGAAATGGGAAATTGCTGCTTTTGATATTCAAAGTGATTGCCGTGTCAGTCAATTGATCAGTCCTTATTTCGATGCCTTCCTCAGGGATATATTTGTTCCTTTATTAACCGGTGGAACCATCTGCATTCCTGTTCAAAACGAAGAAACCTTTGCTCCTGATAAATTGCATGCCTGGATTAAAGCATCAAAAGTTAGCCTTATTCATTGTGTTTTAAGTGTATTTCGTTCACTTAATTCCTCTGATTTAAAAGCAGATGATTTCGAAAATCTGAAGCATGTATTGATGTCTGGTGAAAAAATTAAGCCTCAGGAACTCACAAAATGGTACAGTGTGTTTGCTGATCGGATTCAGTTGGTGAATCTTTACGGTGCAACTGAAACCACGATGATCAGGTCCTTTTATCTCATTAAACCAGGGGATGCCCAGGCTTCAAAAATTCCCATTGGAAAGCCAATTGACGAAACCGAATTGTGGATTGTTGACGAAAACTTAAAACGCTGTAAAAAGCTGATTACCGGTCAGATTTTAATTGTTTCAGATTATATCTCCAAAGGATATTTCAACGATGCTGAGCAGAATGAAAAAAAGTTCATTTCTGTAACACTGAAAGATGGATCTATGAGAAAAGCATTTCTTACCGGAGATTACGGGCGGGAGCTTGCCGATGGAAACATTGATTTAATCGGACGTGATGACCGGCAGATAAAACTGATGGGTATAAGAATAGAGCCCGAAGAGATTGAAAATGTTATGCTGAGGGTTCCTTTTGTTCAAAATGCCATTATTGGTCTGCGATCTGAGGCAGGAGGAGTAGAAGCATTACTTGCTTTTTTTGTTAGAAAACCGGGGTTTGAAGTTCCGTCAAATGTTCATGAAGCGCTCGAACCAGTGATGAAGGACTTTTTACCGGCAGCAATGATGCCATCAAAGTTTATAGAACTTGATGCTTTTCCTTTACTGCCTAATGGCAAAATTAATTTGCAGGAACTTTTGAATACACCCATTCCTGTTGAGTTGGTGAATCCGGTAGATGACATAGAAACGAAATTGCTGGGAATCTGGAAGGAAATTCTGGGAGACAAGCCGATTTCCACTATCGAGAGTTTTCAGGCAATGGGTGGAAATTCCTTAAGCATTATGAAGCTGATCGGCAAAATCTACGGTGTGTTTAAAGTCAGGGTTCCATTGCAGGAGATTTTTAAAAACCGAACCATCCAGAAGCAGGCTGTATTTATCAGGGCTCAAAAGACGGATGATATGATGGTGATTAAAAAGGCAACAATGAAACCTGCCTACCATTTGTCAGCAGCCCAGGAAAGGTTGTATTTCAGCTATAAGCTTAATCCTCAGAAAACCTCGTTTAACCTGCCTATGGTATGGGAGATTCACGAAGCCTTTTCTGTGTCAAAAGTAAAAGAAACATTGGTTCGGTTAATTTCGCGACATGAGAGCCTGAGAACCATATTTATTGAGCAGAACGAAGTGATCATGCAGGTGATCCGTGAAGAGGTTGATTTTCATCTGGATGAGATCTTTTGTTCAAATGATGAAGTGCAGCGTAAAATTTCTGATTTCATCAGGCCCTTTGATCTGAGTAAAGATATTTTGTTCCGATCGGGAATTATCAGTACAGATGAGGGCAAACATTTTTTTATTATGGATCTGCATCATATCATTTGTGATGGTATATCCCAAACCATATTGCTGACAGATTTTACCCAAAGTTATTATGACACTGATCTGTCTCCACTTTCGATTCAGCTCAAAGATTATGCGGAGTGGGAGTATGATTTTATGCTGAGTACAGAATATGTCAAACACCGGGAATTCTGGCTGGGGATTTTTGAAAAGGAATTGCCACATTTCAGGTTACCGGTATCTAATCCTTTAATCGACGATTTATCCGATAAAGGGGGGAATATCAGTTTTAGCTTAACGAAAGAGCTGTTCCATCCTGTTTTTGATCTGGTTAAGAAAGATAGGATCACATTGGCTTCAGGAATCTTTTCGCTATACTTCCTCTTTATTTCGAGGTTATCGGGACAGGATGATCTGGTAATCGGCAGTACGACATCCGGACGTATGCAGGAAGAGTTAGAGAAGGTGGTAGGTATGTTTGTGAAAACGCTTCCTGTCCGTGCCATCATTAACTATGATTCCACTTTCTCCGGGTTTGTAAAATATCTACATGAGCTGCTCATTGAAATCAATAGCAAACAGATATATGATCTCTCCAATATTATGTCTGATATCAATTCCAAAAGAGAACATCCTCTTCTCAGTCTTTTTGAAGTGGTATTTGTTTTTCTGGATCATGAAAAAAGTGATCACCGTGAGGCAACCCGTTTTGATTTCCAGCATACAGATTCCAAATATCCGCTGACTTTATATGTTAAAGAATATGATGATGTAATGGACTTCAGATTAGAATATTCGAATGCCTATTTTACCGCTTCGGATATGGAATTGCTGGCAGAACAATTTCAAACTATGATCAGAAAGGTCATGTCGGGCCCCGATACAAAGATCATAGAACTTTTCCATGAAAATAACTTAGGAGATGCTGTCGTAGATGACAATATCATCTTCAACATCTAA